The following is a genomic window from Kineosporiaceae bacterium.
GACCATCACCTCGACCATGCCGCGCGCCCAGCGCCGGCGCTGACGCCACAACGGCCTCAGCCGGGTCGGAGCCTGCACCTCGAACACCGCCCGAGGTTCGTAGCGCAACTGCCAGCCGGCCCGCTGTAGCCGCCAGCTCGCCTCGATGTCCTCGGTGGCGGTCTCGACCGTCCAGCCGCCGATCGCCCGCAACGCTTCGGTGCGCAGGCAGGCCGCCGCCCCGCTGACGGTGTAGAGCCCACCCCAGAACTGCTCGGCACGCTTGGCCATGCCGACGATGACGGTGTACTCCATCGCCTGGATCGCGGTGAGCGGGTTCTGCACGTTGCCGACCCGGGCGTTGCCGGTCACGGCCCCCACGGCCGGGTCGGCGAACTGCTGCACCATCGAGCGGATCGCGCCCGGGTGGCACCAGGTGTCGGCGTCCACCACCAGGAACAGGTCGGTGTCGACGCGATCGAGGACGTATTGCAGCGCCGCGCTCTTGCCGCCGTTGACCTCGAGATCGTGCACGACCACGCCGCGGTCGCGGTAGTCCGCCGCGATCCGGGCGGTGCCGTCGGTGCTGCCGTCACACACCACGTGCAGCTGCATCGCCGGGTAGTCCTGGGCCAGCAGGGCCTCGATGGTGCCGGCGATCAGCAACTCCTCGTTGTGGGCCGGGACGACGACCGCCACCGTCGGCAACCAGGCGTCGTTCATCGGCAGCCGCCACTCGTGGCGGATCACCTGGGTCAGGCCGAGCACGCTCCAGGCGATCGCCAGGACGGCGGGGAACAACGTGACGTACTCGAGCACCACGGCGTCCAGCGCGTTCAGCCCGTTCAGCCCGTTCAGCCCGGCCAGGCTCAGCCCGGTCATGACCGTGCCCCCTGCCGCGCGGCGCGACGGGTCGCGATCTGGGCCAGGACGACCCAGATGGCCAACCCGGTGGTCAGCGACCACACGGCGGGCCACCCGCGTTCCCGGCCGAGCACCAGCGTGGCCAGGGCACTCCAGACCGCGTAGGCGCCGGTCAGGAAGCCGGTGGTGAACAGGGCGTTGACGGCCAGGGTGCGCACCGGGTCGAGTGCACGGGTGCCGGGTTGGGGGGTCATGACGAGTCCTCTCGGTCGAGATCGTGTGCGTGGTGGGCAGGGAAACCGGCAGCGATCAGGGGGTTTCGTACCGATCGAGGACGGCGCGGGCGTGGCTCGCGGCGTCCCGCAGGGTTTCGACGCGGCACTGGTCGCAGGCCTTGGCGTAGCGGATGAACTCACGGACCGCGGCCAGGTTGTCCGGCGTGCTGGCCGACCACTGGTGGATGTCGAGCACGAACACCGGCTCACCCGAGGCCACCACGGCATCGAGCCGCTGCTGCCAGGCCGCCGACATCTCCTCGGCGCTCAACTCGTTGATCACTCGGGCGTCCCAGTCGTTCGGGATCACGAACGGCACCACGACGATGCGCCCCGGGCCGCCGTCCGATCGGGTGGCGTAGCGGACGGGGATCAGCGAGGTCAGCGGGTCGTAGGCGGCCGAGCCGTCGTACTCCAGCCCGGCTCGGATCAGCTGGTCGCGCGCCAGGTCGGTGATGCTGTTGCGGGGGGCGCCGAAACCGTGCACCGCGAACCCGAGCTGTTCGAGCGAACTCAGACCCCGGTTGACCGAGACCAGTTGCTGCGCCGCGGTCAGCGAGTCGATCTGTTCGTGGTCGTAGGAGTGCGAACCGATCTCGTGTCCGGCGGCCGCAGCCCGGCGGACGGCGTCCGGCTGCAGTTCGGCCAGGCGCCCCACGGTCAGGAAGGTGGCCTTGACACCCTCGGCGGCGAACAGGTCGAGCAGGGTGTCGATCATCTGCGGGTGCACGGTGTCGTAGCTGGGGGTGTCGTCCGGTTCGGTGTCGATCCGGATCACGACGGAGACGTGGTCGGGCCGCGGCATCGGCCCGGCCCGATGACCCTCGAGAGCCGTCCCGATCCGGGTCAGCTCGGCCTCGGTCCAGGCGTCGAACAGGAACCAACTGACGGCGTTCTGCCACGGCCCCAGGGCCTCGAGGGTGAGGCGGGTGGTGCGCACCGACATGTCGCCGTCCAGCACGGCGGTGATCGGCACCCGGCCGGCGACGAGGCGGGCGGCCGAGTCCAGCCGCTCGCGAGCCCACGTGGGGCTGTGATCCCAGTCGTCCCAGTAGTCCATCAGCACGATCTCGGCGAGTCCGGCGCCGGCCAGCCGGTCGAGGTCCTGACCCGCCTGGGTGTTCTCGCGGTAGCCACCGGCCGAGAACGGCAGCAGGAAGGCGCCCACCGGCGTGCCGGGCCGTGCCAGTTGAACCGCGTGACGGATCTCGGTCACCGTCGCGGTGATCTGCTCGGCGCGCAGCGTCTGCCAGGTGTCCCAGAGGCGGCGCAGCGCAGCCGACGCATCCGGTGCGGCGGCCCGGCGCAGGTCCAGCGGGGTGAGGGCCTGGCCGGTCGTGCGGCTCCAGCCACTGCGCCGGTCGAGCTCGGCCAGGGCGATCGGGCAGGCCCCGGCGAAGTCGTCGTCGTAGCGGACGAAGTCGAGGTAGATGCCGCCGAGGTTGCCGAACCGGGTGACGATCTCGGCTGCGATGGCGGCCTGGTGGCGACGGACCTGCGGGTCGAACGGGCACAGCCAGTCCGATTCGGCCTCCAGCGTGCCGTCCTCGGTGATGCGTTGCGAGCGCCACTGCGGATGGGCGGTGGCTGCCTGGGTGTCGTGCAGCACCGGCAGCCAGGCCAGCGGGGTGACCTGGCGCTGCGCGAGGGTGTCGATCAGGGTGCCGAGCCGGTTGTCGGCGTAGCCGGCGGCCACCGGTGCGAGTGTCGAGGGGTAGAACAGCGTGCCCGAGGGGTGCTCCTCGTCCTCGTCCTGCTTGACCTGCACCCAGGCGCGCTGCGCGCCCTGGGCGCGCAACCGGTCGGCGAGCCCGGACGCCGCCGTGGCGGCCGCAGCGGGTGAGGTGGCGGCGTCCAGCTGGGGCGCCGTCCGGACGACGTACCCGGTCGGTGCCTGGGGGACGCCGCCGGTCGCGCTCGTGACGGCGGGGCCGGTGGCGCCGGCGGGCGTGGCGGCCAGCGGTACCGGCGCCACACGGCCGGCGGCCACCAGGAACGCGGCCAGCAGGCCGGTGGCGGTCAGGGCGCCGCCGAGGACTCTTCGTCGGGAGGTCATGCCCTCACGGTCCGCCGACGCTGGTTCTGCTCTCCATCGGACGGAGGTTCTAGTCCCTTCACACGCCGCGTCGCCCCCGTGAGCCCTCCGAAACCAACACCCCTCACCTGCGCTGATCGGCCCGGCGAGCAGCAAGGGGTGACCCACCCGGCGGCCGGCGCCACGTTGTTCTGAGCGGTCCACCAGGTGATCGTCACCGTGAACAGTTCACTCGACCGTTTGGTCGTCCCTTCGGGTCGATCACCCGGAGTCGGTTCCGGTCGGGGGTGCAGGGGATCCACACTGACCGACATGATGGGTCGTGCCGCGGGGCGGGGTGCACGCGTGCTGGTCACCGCCGCGGCCGGGGTCGTCCTGCTCGCCGTCACCGGCTGCACCGGGACGCCGTCCGGGGGTTCGGCCTCCTCCGGGGCAGCCTCGTCCGGGAACGCGTCCTCTGGGGTCGCGCCGTCCGAGGTCGCGCCGTCCGGTGAGGTCACCTCGCCCCGGGTGGTGGGCCAGGTGGACGGCATCGACTGGTCGCTGCCCGAGGGCCTCGAACCGGCGCCGAACTCGGGGTTCTACTCCGAGGACGCCTCGCCCGCCGACCAGATCACGGTGCGCTCGATCGACCTCACCTGGCGCCAGCTGGCCCCGCGCGCCGGGGTGCTCGACACCGCGCACGAGACCGGTGCGGCGCAGGGCATGACCTTCGATCCGCTCGACACTCAACTGCGGGACGACGGCCCGTTCTGGATGCGCATCTTCGCCAGCGGCCGTGACTGGGCCCCGGCCTGGGTGGCCGAGACCTGCCGGGTGCCCGACTACGGCCCGGACGACGACGGCATGCGACATCTGCCGCTGTGGCACGAGTGTGTCTGGTCCCACCTGCTCGACACCTACCGAGAGGTGTTCGTGCGCAAGGGATTACGGGCTGACCCCCGGCTGCGTCTCGTCTACGTGCCCGGCGGTTACACGTGGGCCGAGTACGACTTCGAGACCATGAACGCCGCCGTCCGGGCCGGCGACCTCGACACCCGGCGGTACCTGGCCTGGCACGCCCACGCCTGGAAGGACCTGGTCGAGATCTTCGGGCCGTATGCCACCAAACTGGTGTTCACCGGCGAGGACTACCCGTTCACCGAGCTGGCCCCGGCCCAGCGGGGCGGGCTGGCCCAGCAGGCCACCGCGGCCGGCATGGGCATTCGCAACGGCATCCCGGAGCTGTCGAACTTCCACCTGTCGCAGGCTCCGGCCTACGGCAGTCGGATCGGGGTCGACGGCCACCTGACGATCGACGAGTCGCTGGCGATCCACGACGGTCGCCACGTGATCGGTATGGAGAACGAGTGCTTCACCGACTGCGGGTTCCACACCGACGACCTCGCCTATGCCGTGACCCAGACCAACCTGAAGAGCCTGCAGCTGCGGGCCAACTGGATCTACGTGGTGCCGGCCGACTCCGGGCTCGACGCGCTGCCCGAGCACTGGCGGTGGGTGCGCCTGTCGCTGGGTCGCACCGTGCAGACCACGCCGGATGTCTGGGCGCAGCTGCGCGAGGCGTCCGACGAGTACTGGCGGGGTAACGACGAGGCCCCGTTCACCGCGCCCGCCACCTGGCCCGGCAAGCCGTGGGTGCGCAACCTCGAACGCTGGCTGGTGCAGCGCGACGTCCCCGGTGGCCGGGCTCACCGGGCGAGTGTCGACGTCCACCGGGCGGTACTGGCACCCGAGAACGGCACCGCCTACGAGGGGCTGTCGACCGATGTGGCCGCGGGCGACACGGCGATCCACCTGGATGTCGACGACCGGTTCCCGGGGGTTACCCACGACCCGCTGCAGGTGCAGGTCACCTATTGGGACGCCGGAGGCGCGTTCCGCCTGGTCACGGCCCTGGGCTCGAGTGCGCTCGTGACTCCCGGCGGCACGCCCCGATGGCGGACGGCGATCTTCCGGGTGTCACCCGAGGCCTTGCGCAACGGCCTGACCGGCGGCACCGACCTGGCCGTACAGGCCGCGCAGACCCGCGGCGGGAAGGACGTGACGGTGTGGTTCGTGCGGCTGGTGAAGCTGGGTCCGCGCTGAAGCCGACCACTCTGGTGGGGGTTTCGTATCGAGATGACGCGCAGTTCAGGTCAGTTCGATGGACGTCGGCGCTGGGGCGAGCTCGACGTCCGAGCCGTCGATGGCCTTCCTCGCCAGGAGCCGGTCCGATGCCTCGGCGAAGAGTGCCTCGACCTTGCCCAGGTGTTTCGTCAGGTTGTTGGGGGTGATCGTGCGACAGTCGAAGACCGCCAGTTGGTCCCTGGAGGTCAGTTTGTCGAAGACCTCGGTGAACCGCTCGGCAATGCGCCGCCCCCGGAGGTGCAGGCTGGAGGCGATCACCAATTCCTCCTTGGCGAAGTGAATGAAGACGTCAGTGTCGTCGATCACGACGAGTTCAAAAGTGTTCTCGTGGCTCGTGAGGAACAGCGTGAACGGCCGACCCATGAAGTCGACCAAGTGCTGAATGACGTCCTGCTTCTTCTCGATATTGTTCAACGAGATGATCCGACGGTATTCCTGTACCGGAGGCTGATGAGATGATCCCCTCACCCTCTCTTCTATCGCCTGGAGATATTCGGGGCGACGCATGATGGACGCGGGAAAATAGCGGGATGAGCGAATCGAGAACTTCGCCTGGTGAGTGGCCCTCGTGAGCTCCTCGAATGCGTCGTCCTGTCCGTCGATGTACTCGGCATTGGTTCGCCACTCGGCATCGGGGAGTACCTCCATCGCCTCGAGCCGAGCGTCCAGGCGTTCGAGAAAGGTGTTCACCCTCACGACCAGTTGCGCCATCGGGTCGGTATCGGCAGCGATGTTCTCGAGCGACAGGAAGGCAGCGATGGGGTTTTGGGTGCCTTCAGGGCTACCACCGAGCGCAACGGAGATCTGCTCGCCGAGTTCACGACGCGCCGCTTCGAGGGAGGTCCAATCCGCCAGGTCGTAGATGACAGCGCGCGAGTCTGCGAGGTCGAACGGCAGACGCTGCCCCCTGGGACTCAGGATGATGACCGGCTTCCCCGTGGTGTGACGGAATGCCAGCTCGTAGAAGACGTTGGCGTTCAGGCCGGTGAGATCGGCTATCACCAGCGCAGCCTCATTGAGATGTTTCAATACCTGGGCGGTGATGAGGCCGGGGGAGCGGATGTGGTCGGCGCGCACGCAGCTGAGTTCGTGATTGTCTGCAATTGGCGAAATGAGTTGCGCGAATACCGTGTCAGCGGTGCGGCGTGTATCCGAGCCATCCTCGCCTATGGGTGACACCACAAAGCACTCACTCGTGGGGCCTTCTCGCGCCGAAGACATGGCGGGACGGTAGCACCGGAGGCCCGAAGTGCACGCGGGACCTTGTTCGTCGAGGATCATTCGCTCGGTGGTTGGGAGGAATGTGTGGGGTGGGTCGCGACTGAACGCTGATCGGGTGTCGTGACTGCGGTTCGCCGATCTCTCGCGCGAAAGAGCTCGCCGGGTTCTCTGGTCACCTCCAGCGCCGCGCTGATGGGATCAGATTCCGCGAGCAGCACAAGCGTCGGCCGGTCAGCCGCCGCGAGCGGCGTGATCGGCCAGTTCGGCGAGCAACTCGGCGCGGGTGGGCTGGGCCGCCGTCCCACCGAGTGCGCGCGTGGCGAGTCGGCCGGCGGCGTCCCCCCAGGCCAGGGCGGTCGCGTCGTCCTGACCGGCCAGCAGCGCGGCCAGGAAGGCGGCGTCGAAGGTGTCCCCGGCGCCGGTGGTGTCGACCGGGTGGATCGCCCGCCCGGTCCGGGTCACCACCGACCCGTCGGGGCGAGCCAACAGCGCGCCGTCCGCCCCGTTCTTGACCACCGCCACCGGGCCGTGCGCCGCCAGCCCGAGCGCCGCCTGCGCCGGGTCGTCGGTCAGGGCACCCAGCGCGGCGGCCATCGCCAGCGCTTCACTCGCGTTGGGCAGTACCAGGTCGACCAACGGCAGCAGCTCGGCCAGGCCGGCGAAGCGGCCCGACGGATCGAGGTTGGTGTCCATCGACACCCGCAGCCCCGCGCTGCGGGCCAGGGTGAGCAGCCGTGGTAGCTCAGGTGCCAGGCGTCGCTGCAGGTAGACCGAACTGACGTGCAGCCACTGCGCCGCGGGCACGTCGTCCGGGTGCCGCCAGTCGGGCGGATCGGCGTCGATGGTGCCCAGATAGGTCATCGTGCTGCGGGCAGGTCCGTCGGACAGCACCACCGACAGCCCGGTGCCCCGATCCGGACGGCGCCGCACTCGGCTGACCTCGACCCCCGCGGCCGCGATGCGCGCGAGCATCTCGCGGCCGAAGCCGTCCTCACCGACCTCGGCGATCAGCGCCACGGACACCCCGAGCCGAGCCAAGCCGTGCGCGGCGATGGCGCCCGACCCACCGATCAGCAGGTCGGCGCCGGTGAGCAGTTGCTCGGCCTGACCGAACCGCGGCACCACATCGCCGGTCAGCAGCAGGTCGGGATTGAGGTCACCCAGCACCAGGACGTCGAGGGTCATCTCAGGGCGCCTTTCCCGTGACCTGCACCAGCTGGACGTCGAGCCCGGCCGCCCGCAGAGCCTGCACCTGATCGGGCGGGGCCTCCGAGTCGGTGATCAACAGGTGGACGTCGCGCAGATCGGCGATCTTGGCCAGGTTCACCTGACCGAGTTTGCTGGCATCGGCCACCACCACCACTCGTTGTGCCCGCTCGATCATGCGCTGGTTGGTGCGGGCCTCGATCGCGTCGTGGGTGGTCAGCCCGCCCTGCGCCGAGATGCCGTCGACGCCCATGATGGCCACCCCGAT
Proteins encoded in this region:
- a CDS encoding glycosyltransferase, which encodes MTGLSLAGLNGLNGLNALDAVVLEYVTLFPAVLAIAWSVLGLTQVIRHEWRLPMNDAWLPTVAVVVPAHNEELLIAGTIEALLAQDYPAMQLHVVCDGSTDGTARIAADYRDRGVVVHDLEVNGGKSAALQYVLDRVDTDLFLVVDADTWCHPGAIRSMVQQFADPAVGAVTGNARVGNVQNPLTAIQAMEYTVIVGMAKRAEQFWGGLYTVSGAAACLRTEALRAIGGWTVETATEDIEASWRLQRAGWQLRYEPRAVFEVQAPTRLRPLWRQRRRWARGMVEVMVMHAGFARSANRALIPIGAQVVGAGVWMLLATGMLARIAIESLTGTVVGSTTLLPTGQEWVGVLLWTLGLFGVQTAIATMLDGPYAPGGWRLVPLFVIFPIYFWVVSYPSFVTGAWQALRSSRSAVWERTERVVSLRPDRVPAA
- a CDS encoding polysaccharide deacetylase family protein — its product is MTSRRRVLGGALTATGLLAAFLVAAGRVAPVPLAATPAGATGPAVTSATGGVPQAPTGYVVRTAPQLDAATSPAAAATAASGLADRLRAQGAQRAWVQVKQDEDEEHPSGTLFYPSTLAPVAAGYADNRLGTLIDTLAQRQVTPLAWLPVLHDTQAATAHPQWRSQRITEDGTLEAESDWLCPFDPQVRRHQAAIAAEIVTRFGNLGGIYLDFVRYDDDFAGACPIALAELDRRSGWSRTTGQALTPLDLRRAAAPDASAALRRLWDTWQTLRAEQITATVTEIRHAVQLARPGTPVGAFLLPFSAGGYRENTQAGQDLDRLAGAGLAEIVLMDYWDDWDHSPTWARERLDSAARLVAGRVPITAVLDGDMSVRTTRLTLEALGPWQNAVSWFLFDAWTEAELTRIGTALEGHRAGPMPRPDHVSVVIRIDTEPDDTPSYDTVHPQMIDTLLDLFAAEGVKATFLTVGRLAELQPDAVRRAAAAGHEIGSHSYDHEQIDSLTAAQQLVSVNRGLSSLEQLGFAVHGFGAPRNSITDLARDQLIRAGLEYDGSAAYDPLTSLIPVRYATRSDGGPGRIVVVPFVIPNDWDARVINELSAEEMSAAWQQRLDAVVASGEPVFVLDIHQWSASTPDNLAAVREFIRYAKACDQCRVETLRDAASHARAVLDRYETP
- a CDS encoding carbohydrate kinase family protein; this encodes MTLDVLVLGDLNPDLLLTGDVVPRFGQAEQLLTGADLLIGGSGAIAAHGLARLGVSVALIAEVGEDGFGREMLARIAAAGVEVSRVRRRPDRGTGLSVVLSDGPARSTMTYLGTIDADPPDWRHPDDVPAAQWLHVSSVYLQRRLAPELPRLLTLARSAGLRVSMDTNLDPSGRFAGLAELLPLVDLVLPNASEALAMAAALGALTDDPAQAALGLAAHGPVAVVKNGADGALLARPDGSVVTRTGRAIHPVDTTGAGDTFDAAFLAALLAGQDDATALAWGDAAGRLATRALGGTAAQPTRAELLAELADHAARGG